CGCCTGAAGGAGCGCTTCCCCGACGAGATGACGATCGTGCTCCAGAACAAGTTCTGGGACCTGAAGGTGGAAAGCGACCGGTTCAGCGTGGGGCTCAGCTTCAACCAGGTGCCCGCCATGCTCGACATCCCGTTCAGCGCGATCACCGCCTTCGTCGATCCGGCGGTGGATTTCGGCCTCCAGTTCCAGGCGATCGCCGACAGCGACGACGAACCGCACGAAAGCGCCGAGAACGATTCGCCGGAACAGGCGGACGGCCCGGCCGTTGAACGCAACGAGGACGGGTCCAACGTGGTGACGGTGGATTTCGGCCGCAAGAAATAGCGGCGGGGCCTGGCGCAGGAGGTCGGCCCCGGCGGGAATACCGAAGGGCAAGACATGACGATCAGGGACAAGCTGGCGAAGATCAAACCCACGCGGATCGCGGGGAAGGCGGCGGAAAAGGCCGCCGGCGCCGTGCGCGATGAAGCCACCAAGACTGCCGGCTCCAAGACTACCGGCCCAAGCATTCCCGGCCCCAGCACCAACGCCATGACCAATCTGATCCTGGCCGACATCGCGCTGCGGGCCGGCGGCGCGCTGCTGCGGCGCGGCGTGGAACGCGGGCTGCTGGGCAACAGGACCGGCGCCGCCAGGGCCAAGAAGATCATCCGCGGCCGCACCATGGGCGAAACGCTGATCGGCACCGCGCTGGCCCGCGTCGCCACGCGCTCGGTGCCGGGCGCGATCGTGGTCGGCGGCGGCCTGCTGGCCAAGACGCTGTACGATCGCCGGCACGTCAAATCCGCGAAGGCGGAAGGCGAGGCGGCCGTGGACGCGAAGGCGGAAAAGGGCGCGAAGGAATAGCGCGCTCGGTCCGCTTGCGGCCGTCAGCGAAGCCGGGCCGAAAGCTCCATCAGCTCCAGCCGGTTGCCGAACGGATCATCGACATAGGCGTGCTGGTAGCCATCGCGCGAGGCCTCGTCGCGGATCACGTGGCAGCCGGCATGCTCCAGCTTCCGCACCACATCGCCGAGATGCGACACGATGAACGCCACGTGGGCCTTGTGGACGGCGCGAAAGTCCGGATCGGCGCTCAGATGGACTTTCACGGCATCGCGTTCGAACCAGCAGCCACCCAGCTTCGCCAGATGCGGCGGCTTGGGCACTTCACGAATGCCCAGCACGTCGCGGTAGAACGCCCGCGCGCGGTCCTCTCCGCCGGGCGGCATCGCCAGTTGCACGTGATCGAGCCTCTGAATGTCCATCCACTGCTCCCCGTTCGCGGCCCGGTCATGCTCTTATAGCGGCCTTGACCACCGCCTTGTCCATGCGCCACTAGCACGCATGGCCGACAACACCACGCATACCACGGATACGCTCCATCGCAGGGGGCTGATGTTCATCCTGTCATCGCCATCGGGCGCGGGCAAGACGACGATCGCGCGCAAGCTGCTGGACGAGGACGACGAGATCGCGATGTCGGTGTCCGTCACCACCCGGCCGATGCGGACGGGCGAAGTGGACGGCAAGGACTACTACTTCGTCAGCCAGCCCGAATTCGACCGCATGGTGGAGGAAAGCGCGTTCTACGAATGGGCGCATGTCTTCGGCAACAGCTATGGCACGCCCAAGGCGCAGATCCGCGCGGGCCTGAAGGAAGGGCGCGATTTCCTGTTTGACATCGACTGGCAGGGCACGCAGCAGCTTTACCAGAAGGCCGAAACCGATGTGGTGCGCGTGTTCATCCTGCCGCCCAGCCTGGACGAGCTGCACCGCCGCCTGACCGGGCGCGGCACCGACAGCGCCGAAGTGATTGCCAGCCGCATGGCCCGCGCCCAGGCGGAGATCAGCCACTGGGACGGCTACGACTACGTCGTGGTCAACGACGACGTGCAGAGCTGCTTCGACAAGGTGAAGCAGATTCTCGCCGCCGAACGCATGAAGCGCGCGCGCCAGACCGGGCTGATCGGCTTCGTCCGCGAACTGATGCGGGGATAGAACCCGGGCATGGGCAGGCGGCGCAGGCTGATCCTCTTCGCGGCGCTGGCCGCGGTGGCGCTGGCCGCGGTGGCGCTCTTCGCCTGGCGCAGCGCCGTGTCCGATCCGGTCGAACGGCGGATCACCATCCGCCTGCCGTCCCCCGCGCTGCGCGCGCGGCCGCTGCGGCTGGCGCTGGTTTCGGACATCCATCTGCCCGCCATCGCGATGACGCCGGACCGGCTCGACCGGATCGTCCGCCAGATCAACCGCGCCCGGCCCGACGCGATCCTGCTCGCCGGCGATTTCGTCAACGGCCGCAAGCCGCGCGATGCCGCGTTCCGGCCCGATCTCCTCACCGCCCCGCTGGCGCGGCTGCGCGCGCCGCTGGGGGTCTATGCGGTGCCGGGAAACCACGATCACTGGACCGATATCAACCGCGTGACCGCCGCGCTGCAAGCGGCGGGCATCACGGTCCTGGCCAACGATGCCAAGGCGCTGGGACCGATCACGCTGGTCGGCATCGACGATGATCTGACCGGCTACGCCGATGTCGATACGGCGATGCAACTGGCCCGCGCTGCCGGCCGCGGCATTCCGATCGCGATCACGCACACGCCCGATGTCGCTCCCACGCTGCCGCCCGATGTGCCGCTGATGCTGGCCGGGCACACCCATTGCGGGCAGATCGTGCTGCCCGTGCTGGGATCGCTGGCGCTGTATTCCCCGTTCGACGAACGGCGCCCCTTCGATCCGCACTATCGCTGCGGCGTGATCGCCGATCCCGGCCGAACCGTCATCGTCACCGCCGGGGTCGGCGCGGGCGAAGTGCCGTTCCGCCTGGGCGCGCCGCCGGACTGGTGGATGGTGACGCTGGCGGGGCGGTGACCATCACCGCCCCTGCCGGTCAATGCCTGGCCGATCAGTGTCCCGAAGGATCGGCGAATTCGCTGGGGATCCAGGCGTTGACGATGCCGCCATCGATCGGGATCGTCGTCCCGACCACATAATCACCCGCGCGGCTGGCCAGATAGATCGCGCCACCGGCGATGTCCTCTGTGCCGCCGATCCGGCCGGACGGGATGCCGCGCGCCGATTCCTCCGGCTTGCGCGCCGCCACCTTGTTCATTTCCGAAGGGTAGGCGCCGGGCGCGATGCAGGTGACGACGATGTTGTCCCTGATCAGCCGCGCCGCCATGCGCCGGGTCAGGTGGACCACCGCCGCCTTCGACGCCTGATAGCTGTACGTTTCCCAGGGGTTGATCCGCATCCCGTCGATCGAGGCGATGTTGATGACCTTGGCCGGCTGCCCCGCCGACGCGGCCGCCTTGAGCAGCCCGTGCAGCTTCTGCGTGAGGAAGAACGGCGTCTTGACGTTCAGGTTCATCACCTTGTCCCAGCCGCCTTCGGGGAAGTCTTCGAAGTCCGCTCCCCACGCCACGCCGGCGTTGTTGACCAGGATGTCGATCTTCGGCTCCAGCTTCGCCAGATCCTCGGCCAGCGCCTCGATCCCGGCAAGCGTGGAGATGTCGCCCGGCAGCGCGATCACGCGATCGCCCAGTTCGCGCGCGGTTTCCTCCACCACGGCCGCCTTGCGCGCGGTGATGTAAACCTTCGCGCAGCCGGCGGCGAGGAAACCCTCGGCCAGCATCCGGCCGATCCCACGCGATCCGCCGGTAATCACCGCCACGCGGCCTTCAAGGCTGAACAGCTTGCTGAAATCCATGTCAGTGCCTTTCGCTTTCCTTCCGCACGGGAAGGGCAATCAGGGTCAATATCCGCTCAGCTTCGCCACGCGCTCGGCATGGTAGAACTGGTCGCCGGTAAATTCGGACAGCGCGCGGTCGCGCTTCATGTAAAGGCCGATGTCGAACTCGTCGGTCATGCCCACGCCGCCGTGCATCTGCACGCCTTCGCGCACCGCCAGGTTGCAGACCTTGCCCGCCTTGGCCTTGGCCACGGCGACCATCAGCTCCGCCTTGTCGGAGCCGGCATCGAGCAATTGCTGCGCCTTGATCACGGCGGCCTCGGCGATCTCGATTTCGGAATAGAGATGCGCGGCGCGGTGCTGCAGCGCCTGGAACTCGCCGATCAGCTGGCCGAACTGCTTGCGCGTCTTGAGATAGGCCGTGGTGATGTCGAACGCGCCGGAAGCAACGCCGGTCTGCTCCGCCGCCGCGCCGACGCGGCCGGCATCGAGCACCCGGTTCAGCAGGGCGCGGCCGCCATCGACCTCGCCGATCACGCAATCGCCATCCAGCTCCACGTTGTCGAACGTGACGTGGCTGGCCATCGCGCTGTCGACCAGCCGCACCACGTCATGCCGCACGCCCGCGGCGTCCTTCGGCACCGCGAACAGGGTCACGCCATCGG
The Novosphingobium sp. EMRT-2 genome window above contains:
- the gmk gene encoding guanylate kinase, producing the protein MADNTTHTTDTLHRRGLMFILSSPSGAGKTTIARKLLDEDDEIAMSVSVTTRPMRTGEVDGKDYYFVSQPEFDRMVEESAFYEWAHVFGNSYGTPKAQIRAGLKEGRDFLFDIDWQGTQQLYQKAETDVVRVFILPPSLDELHRRLTGRGTDSAEVIASRMARAQAEISHWDGYDYVVVNDDVQSCFDKVKQILAAERMKRARQTGLIGFVRELMRG
- a CDS encoding SspB family protein, which codes for MNDTPDSLIPYDEIVQEALRAVVGRVLGEVEASGGSLPGNHHFYITFKTQAPGVSIPARLKERFPDEMTIVLQNKFWDLKVESDRFSVGLSFNQVPAMLDIPFSAITAFVDPAVDFGLQFQAIADSDDEPHESAENDSPEQADGPAVERNEDGSNVVTVDFGRKK
- a CDS encoding metallophosphoesterase, with translation MGRRRRLILFAALAAVALAAVALFAWRSAVSDPVERRITIRLPSPALRARPLRLALVSDIHLPAIAMTPDRLDRIVRQINRARPDAILLAGDFVNGRKPRDAAFRPDLLTAPLARLRAPLGVYAVPGNHDHWTDINRVTAALQAAGITVLANDAKALGPITLVGIDDDLTGYADVDTAMQLARAAGRGIPIAITHTPDVAPTLPPDVPLMLAGHTHCGQIVLPVLGSLALYSPFDERRPFDPHYRCGVIADPGRTVIVTAGVGAGEVPFRLGAPPDWWMVTLAGR
- a CDS encoding acyl-CoA dehydrogenase family protein, encoding MPLYHTEDQAMLAETVTGFMADEGGIKQQLRHWRDINCPDGFGHALWKQFAELGLTGILAAEADGGLAMGHVEAGIVLTEIGRNLTPSPFLTTAVMGVTALSAGSDELRGRWLPGVIAGETVLAIAIDEGPKHRPERIACRAEKAGNGFRLSGRKDFVVHGASADALIVAARTSGSDDDADGVTLFAVPKDAAGVRHDVVRLVDSAMASHVTFDNVELDGDCVIGEVDGGRALLNRVLDAGRVGAAAEQTGVASGAFDITTAYLKTRKQFGQLIGEFQALQHRAAHLYSEIEIAEAAVIKAQQLLDAGSDKAELMVAVAKAKAGKVCNLAVREGVQMHGGVGMTDEFDIGLYMKRDRALSEFTGDQFYHAERVAKLSGY
- a CDS encoding VOC family protein — encoded protein: MDIQRLDHVQLAMPPGGEDRARAFYRDVLGIREVPKPPHLAKLGGCWFERDAVKVHLSADPDFRAVHKAHVAFIVSHLGDVVRKLEHAGCHVIRDEASRDGYQHAYVDDPFGNRLELMELSARLR
- a CDS encoding SDR family oxidoreductase, translating into MDFSKLFSLEGRVAVITGGSRGIGRMLAEGFLAAGCAKVYITARKAAVVEETARELGDRVIALPGDISTLAGIEALAEDLAKLEPKIDILVNNAGVAWGADFEDFPEGGWDKVMNLNVKTPFFLTQKLHGLLKAAASAGQPAKVINIASIDGMRINPWETYSYQASKAAVVHLTRRMAARLIRDNIVVTCIAPGAYPSEMNKVAARKPEESARGIPSGRIGGTEDIAGGAIYLASRAGDYVVGTTIPIDGGIVNAWIPSEFADPSGH